A section of the Engraulis encrasicolus isolate BLACKSEA-1 chromosome 8, IST_EnEncr_1.0, whole genome shotgun sequence genome encodes:
- the LOC134453491 gene encoding P2Y purinoceptor 14-like — protein sequence MDVSNVTVATITVAASNRTDLSSMFTRQVLPALYLLICVLGLVLNGLAACLFFRMPSSSALVVYLKNMVVADLLMLLTFPTRVLSEAKLGGRPLEVLTCRYTAVLFYLSMYAGIVFMGLISLERYVKIVHTTSSYSAPKSSSSATLTSFRANNTSFSCSSSSSSCSVMLHHPGCAQAISLLAWALLLVCMLPNSFLSNKPLPPDSQWSCMKLKSELGKAWHRVSSLLVVAIFWATLLLLAFCYTSIAHRVYRSYRRLRSTSLRNGGTGCNSVGGVTVGGGGVGGQTARRKSNRSILSLLAVFFVCFVPYHVCRVPYTLSQNPDYGFSDASRYVLFQVKEATLFMAAFNVCLDPVIYFLMCRTFREMLLHRRHCCHRGATTRPRHETTARRGSVSNGASVSNV from the coding sequence ATGGATGTCAGCAACGTCACCGTTGCCACCATCACCGTCGCCGCGAGCAACCGGACGGACCTGAGCAGCATGTTCACACGGCAGGTGCTCCCGGCGCTCTACCTGCTGATCTGCGTGCTGGGCCTGGTCCTCAACGGCCTGGCAGCCTGCCTCTTCTTCCGCATGCCCAGCTCCTCTGCACTAGTGGTCTACTTGAAGAACATGGTGGTGGCTGACCTGCTGATGCTGCTCACCTTTCCCACGCGCGTCCTGAGCGAGGCCAAGCTGGGAGGGCGCCCACTGGAGGTGCTGACATGCCGCTACACAGCCGTGCTCTTCTACTTGAGCATGTATGCCGGCATTGTCTTCATGGGTCTCATCAGCCTGGAGCGCTACGTCAAGATCGTGcacaccacctcctcctactccGCCCCAAAGTCCTCTTCCTCCGCAACGCTCACGTCGTTCAGAGCCAACAacacctccttctcctgctcctcctcgtcctcctcctgctcGGTGATGCTGCACCACCCCGGGTGCGCGCAGGCCATCTCCCTGCTAGCGTGGGCCCTCCTGCTGGTCTGCATGCTGCCCAACTCCTTCCTGAGCAACAAGCCTCTGCCGCCCGACAGCCAGTGGAGCTGCATGAAGCTGAAGAGTGAGCTGGGCAAGGCGTGGCATCGCGTCTCCAGCCTGTTGGTGGTGGCCATCTTCTGGGCCACGCTACTGCTGCTGGCCTTCTGCTACACCTCCATTGCCCACCGCGTCTACCGCTCCTACCGACGCCTGCGTAGCACCAGTCTGCGCAATGGCGGCACTGGCTGTAACAGTGTCGGTGGGGTCACCGTTGGCGGAGGTGGTGTCGGGGGCCAGACGGCGCGGCGCAAGTCCAACCGCAGCATCCTCAGCCTCCTGGCGGTGTTCTTTGTCTGCTTCGTGCCGTACCACGTATGCCGCGTGCCCTACACACTCAGCCAGAACCCGGACTACGGCTTCTCGGACGCCAGCCGCTACGTGCTGTTCCAGGTCAAGGAGGCCACGCTCTTCATGGCTGCCTTCAACGTCTGCCTGGACCCCGTCATCTACTTCCTGATGTGCCGCACCTTCCGGGAGATGCTGCTGCACCGCAGACACTGCTGCCACCGCGGGGCGACCACGAGGCCGCGGCACGAGACCACCGCACGCCGAGGGTCTGTGTCTAACGGGGCTAGTGTCAGCAATGTATGA